In Gemmatimonadota bacterium, the sequence CCTCGCTGCCGCTGTTCACGAAATACGTGACGTCCAACCCCGCCGGCATCTTCGACGCCAGCTTCTTGGCCAGCAGCGGCAGGTTGGGGTGCAGATAGATGGTGGTCGCGTGCTGCAGCGTCTCCACCTGCTCGGCGACCGCACGCGTGATCTTGGGGTGCGCGTGGCCGCACGACACCGTCACGATGCCCGCGATCATGTCCAGGTAGCGCCGGCCGGTCTCATCGAAGAGCCACTGCATCCAGCCCTCGACGATCATGATCGGCTCGGCGTAGAGCGTGAACACCGCTGGATTCACGTACCGCCGGCGATCAGCCAACACCTCGTCACGAGACGGGCCCGCGTAAGGGCGCGGCTCGTGATCGCACGCGGGCATGGCGGGCGCCACGCGGGTGGCCGCCTCAGGCATGCGCGGCCTCCTCGGCGGGATCCGCGTAGCCCTCTTCGGCGCCGTTGCCGCCGCGGTAGTCTGCGTCGTCTGGCCGCCGGATGTCCGACTGCGCCACGATCCTATCGCGCCGGATGCCGCGGAAGTCCTCGACCGACGTCCAGCCGTCCTCCGCGTGCGCCTCGAGGAACTCGACCAGGCCATCGTTCAGCCGCTGGATCACGTTGGGGCCGATGGCGCGGTCGAGCATCGCGGCGGTGCAAACCTGCACGGTGCCGCAGCCGAGCAGGAAGTAGTTCAGCGCCTGCCTGAAGTCCGACACGCCGCCGATGCCCGAGTATTCGCCGGCGGGGTGCGCCAGCGCGATCTTCGCCATGTTCGCCAGGGACATGGGCAGAATCGCCGGCCCGCCCAGGCCGCCGCTGGACACCATGCCGTCCACGTTGATCTCGAACTCGAGCGTGTCCGCGTCCACCATCGGCAGCGACGGGAAGGTGTTCGAAGACACGACCGCAGCGGCCCCTCCGCGGAAGCACGCGCCGGCCTCCGCGGCGATGTCGTCGGTGGAGGGCGTCAGCTTGCACCAGACCGGGACCCGGGCGACCTCCACCACGGCCTCCGTCACGTACGAGCACAGCTCGGGCTCCTGGCCGATGTTGGACCCCATGTCCTTCCGGTCCATGTGCGGACAGGAGAAGTTCAGCTCCAGCGCGTCGGCGCCGGCGTCCTGACAGCCCTGGGCGAGCGTCTGCCAGGCGCGCAGCTCCTCTTGGCTGCCGGAGCCGGCCATGATCGAAGCGACCAGCACCTTCTCGGGGCGCTCCGCCTTGATCATCTCGATGCGCGGGATCCACCAGTCCAGCGGCTTGTCGGAGATCAGCTCCCAGTTCCACGACGAGTGCAGCGCCGCGCCCGGCGACTTCTTCATCGTGATGAAATTGCTGTCGGGATCGGTGCGCAGAAACTTGGTGCGCGCGCCGTGGACGTTGACCACGGGGTGCAGGCCGATCGTCTTGACGACCACGCCACCCCAGCCCGCGTCGAACGCGCGCAGGATGTTCTTCTCCGATTCCGTCGGCGGCGCCGAGGAAAGCAGGAACGGGTTCTCGAAACGGATCCCCGTAAACGTGACGCTCGTATCGATGCTCATCAGGACATCCAGTTGATGCCGGCTTCCTCGTTCCACTTGGTCGTGGTCTTCTTGTTCTGCGTCCAGAGCTCCAGCGAGCCGCGCCCGGTGATGTCGCCCACGCCGAACTTGGACTCGTTCCAGCCGCCGAAGCTGAAGGGCTCGCGCGGTACCGGCACGCCCACGTTGACGCCCA encodes:
- a CDS encoding NAD-dependent dihydropyrimidine dehydrogenase subunit PreA (NADH-dependent; catalyzes the conversion of pyrimidines to 5,6-dihydro compounds in pyrimidine degradation) encodes the protein MSIDTSVTFTGIRFENPFLLSSAPPTESEKNILRAFDAGWGGVVVKTIGLHPVVNVHGARTKFLRTDPDSNFITMKKSPGAALHSSWNWELISDKPLDWWIPRIEMIKAERPEKVLVASIMAGSGSQEELRAWQTLAQGCQDAGADALELNFSCPHMDRKDMGSNIGQEPELCSYVTEAVVEVARVPVWCKLTPSTDDIAAEAGACFRGGAAAVVSSNTFPSLPMVDADTLEFEINVDGMVSSGGLGGPAILPMSLANMAKIALAHPAGEYSGIGGVSDFRQALNYFLLGCGTVQVCTAAMLDRAIGPNVIQRLNDGLVEFLEAHAEDGWTSVEDFRGIRRDRIVAQSDIRRPDDADYRGGNGAEEGYADPAEEAAHA